A single region of the Marinobacter salinus genome encodes:
- the glcF gene encoding glycolate oxidase subunit GlcF — translation MQTNLVQQFANTAEGQEAESILRACVHCGFCTATCPTYQELNDERDGPRGRIYLMKMFLEGEEVTEKTREHLDRCLTCRSCETTCPSGVQYGRLVDISRGLMEKELPRAPKDKWMRWGLARVLPNRQLFGLLLRLGQIFRPVLPEKLRTKVPPRKQASPWPAASHSRIVLALAGCVQPTATPNTNAAAARVLDKLGITMVEAPEAGCCGAVNYHLSEHEKGLERMRQNIDAWWPAIESGAEAIIMTASGCGAMVQDYGHLLKDDPVYAAKAQKVSELCTDIGAFLLKQDLEKLKLSQSPGKVAFHCPCTLQHAMQQNGVVEQVLVKAGVDLATTKDKHLCCGSAGTYSVLQPELSQKLLGNKLKALTVDNPDRIVTANIGCQMHLETKSTVPVQHWIELLDQ, via the coding sequence ATGCAAACTAATCTGGTTCAACAATTTGCCAATACTGCGGAAGGGCAGGAGGCGGAATCCATACTGCGGGCCTGTGTCCACTGCGGGTTCTGCACCGCGACTTGCCCCACCTACCAGGAACTGAATGATGAGCGTGATGGTCCTCGTGGCCGCATTTACCTCATGAAGATGTTTTTGGAAGGCGAAGAAGTGACCGAGAAAACCCGGGAGCACCTGGACCGCTGCCTCACCTGCCGAAGCTGTGAGACCACGTGTCCGTCGGGTGTGCAGTATGGTCGTCTCGTCGACATCAGTCGGGGATTGATGGAGAAAGAGCTGCCCCGGGCTCCTAAGGACAAGTGGATGCGATGGGGGCTGGCCCGCGTGCTCCCCAATCGTCAGCTATTTGGTTTATTGCTGCGGCTCGGGCAGATTTTCCGGCCCGTGCTCCCGGAAAAACTGCGCACCAAAGTGCCACCCAGAAAGCAGGCAAGCCCATGGCCGGCCGCCAGTCACAGCCGGATCGTGCTCGCGCTTGCCGGGTGTGTCCAGCCCACCGCAACGCCGAATACCAACGCGGCGGCGGCGCGGGTGCTCGATAAGCTGGGTATTACCATGGTTGAGGCTCCTGAGGCCGGGTGTTGTGGTGCTGTGAACTACCACCTTTCCGAGCACGAGAAGGGGCTGGAACGCATGCGCCAGAATATCGATGCCTGGTGGCCGGCTATCGAGTCCGGCGCGGAGGCGATCATCATGACCGCATCTGGTTGCGGCGCCATGGTTCAGGACTACGGTCATCTACTGAAAGATGATCCGGTTTATGCTGCCAAGGCCCAGAAGGTGAGCGAGCTCTGCACGGATATCGGCGCCTTCCTGCTGAAACAGGACCTTGAAAAGCTGAAGCTGAGCCAGAGCCCAGGCAAGGTGGCGTTCCACTGCCCGTGCACGCTCCAGCACGCCATGCAGCAGAACGGAGTGGTGGAGCAGGTGCTGGTCAAGGCCGGTGTGGATTTGGCCACAACTAAGGATAAACACCTGTGCTGTGGCTCTGCCGGTACTTACTCGGTTCTGCAGCCAGAGCTTAGCCAGAAGCTGCTGGGCAATAAGCTCAAGGCACTGACCGTGGACAACCCCGACCGCATCGTCACCGCCAACATTGGCTGCCAGATGCACCTGGAAACCAAGTCAACCGTGCCTGTCCAGCATTGGATTGAACTGCTGGATCAGTAA
- a CDS encoding ATP-binding cassette domain-containing protein, whose protein sequence is MRKKSLFEQPKEVHAVDHVNFALHEGETLGLVGESGCGKSTTGRALMSMLKFEGSIKVLGKDIKGLKGSALKEIRQDIQMVFQDPFAALNPRKTIAELVGEPLLIHRRGNAQEREERVATLLSQVGLPEADAMTRYPHQFSGGQRQRICIARALALNPKIIVADEPVSALDVSVQAQVLDLMEDLQRKYNLSYLFISHDMAVIERLCHRVAVMFGGRIVEIGSRDQVLHNPQHPYTQRLLSAVPIPALDSKRDFRALLEDSKAPDPIKPKGHQAEPSQYNEVAHGHWVAAGA, encoded by the coding sequence ATGCGGAAGAAGTCCTTATTTGAGCAACCGAAGGAGGTGCACGCTGTCGATCACGTCAACTTCGCACTTCATGAGGGTGAAACCCTTGGCCTGGTTGGGGAGAGTGGTTGCGGAAAATCGACAACCGGTCGTGCGCTCATGAGCATGCTTAAATTCGAGGGCTCGATTAAAGTTCTGGGTAAAGATATCAAGGGCCTGAAAGGAAGCGCTTTGAAAGAGATTCGACAAGATATTCAAATGGTCTTTCAAGATCCCTTCGCCGCTCTCAATCCCAGAAAGACAATTGCTGAGCTGGTAGGAGAGCCCCTTCTCATCCACAGGCGCGGCAACGCCCAAGAACGCGAGGAGCGCGTAGCAACACTGCTGTCGCAGGTTGGGTTACCAGAAGCAGACGCAATGACACGCTATCCACATCAGTTTTCTGGTGGTCAGCGCCAGCGGATTTGCATAGCTAGAGCTTTGGCACTAAATCCGAAAATCATCGTTGCTGATGAGCCGGTCTCGGCGTTGGATGTGTCTGTGCAGGCACAGGTACTAGACCTTATGGAGGACCTGCAGAGGAAATACAACCTGAGTTACTTGTTCATTTCTCACGATATGGCCGTGATTGAGCGCCTCTGTCATCGAGTCGCAGTAATGTTTGGAGGAAGAATAGTAGAAATTGGCTCCCGGGATCAGGTATTGCACAATCCGCAGCACCCATACACTCAGCGATTACTTTCTGCAGTCCCGATTCCCGCCCTCGATAGCAAACGAGACTTTCGAGCGCTGCTGGAAGATAGTAAAGCCCCAGACCCGATCAAGCCAAAAGGTCACCAGGCTGAACCAAGTCAGTATAACGAAGTTGCTCACGGACACTGGGTTGCAGCAGGGGCCTGA
- a CDS encoding DUF4124 domain-containing protein, whose amino-acid sequence MPWRLAAFVFFFLSSAGACADVYTWIDSSGVAHFSDYPPGKIPHKRVDVKPLATVPMSENLRQSERVSGIRAEVRGLLSASDRPGPASGITKAAARARQERACDKYRGKLGRIQSKLRAGYGSDKGNTLRRQRRELNLALSRECILR is encoded by the coding sequence ATGCCATGGAGATTGGCAGCTTTCGTTTTTTTCTTTTTGAGCAGCGCTGGCGCCTGCGCAGACGTCTACACCTGGATAGACAGCAGCGGTGTTGCACATTTCTCGGATTATCCGCCCGGAAAAATTCCCCACAAACGAGTTGACGTAAAGCCTCTCGCCACGGTGCCCATGTCGGAAAATCTCCGTCAGAGTGAGCGGGTTTCGGGGATTCGTGCCGAGGTTCGGGGCCTGCTATCAGCCTCTGATCGGCCCGGGCCAGCCTCAGGCATTACCAAAGCCGCCGCCAGGGCCCGGCAGGAAAGAGCTTGTGATAAATACCGGGGCAAGCTCGGCAGGATCCAGTCTAAGCTGCGAGCGGGCTATGGAAGCGACAAGGGCAACACACTGCGGCGACAGCGTCGTGAGTTAAACCTGGCATTGAGCCGGGAGTGCATCCTGAGGTAG